Proteins co-encoded in one Callospermophilus lateralis isolate mCalLat2 chromosome 2, mCalLat2.hap1, whole genome shotgun sequence genomic window:
- the LOC143388650 gene encoding olfactory receptor 51G2-like — translation MPNKETIHVQVVVNLVDQNGMRFQKACSPGIVLPVNGTNSAFSTFLVTGLPGLESVHIWISIPFCAMFLITLMGNVSIMTIIWQEQTLHVPMYTFLAMLAFSDLGLSFFTFPTMLRIFWMDARELTFSACFTQMFFIHTFQDFESAIILAMAFDRYVAISHPLHYSSTLTNSVIAKIGLAIVVRTLSVQVPLPLLLRRLCFCHSNILSHSYCLHPDIIKLSCSDTRINSIFGLFVVLSTMGLDFLLILLSYVLILNTVLRIASHSGRLKALNTCISHLCAVILFFTPMICLSMLHRFGPSLPSHIYVSIANMHFLIPPVMNPIVYVVKTKQMQDKILKFFTKKPQINPKSHL, via the exons ATGCCAAACAAAGAGActattcatgttcaagttgtggtGAACTTGGTGGATCAAAATGGCATGAGATTTC AAAAGGCATGCAGCCCTGGCATCGTGCTTCCTGTTAATGGCACCAACTCTGCCTTCTCCACCTTCCTGGTCACAGGCCTCCCAGGGCTAGAGTCTGTGCACATCTGGATCTCCATACCGTTTTGTGCCATGTTCCTTATTACCTTGATGGGCAATGTGAGCATCATGACAATTATTTGGCAGGAGCAGACCCTTCACGTGCCTATGTATACCTTCCTGGCCATGTTAGCTTTCTCTGATCTGGGCCTGTCCTTCTTCACCTTTCCCACCATGCTGAGGATCTTCTGGATGGATGCTCGAGAGCTGACCTTTTCTGCTTGCTTCACCCAAATGTTCTTTATTCACACCTTCCAGGATTTTGAGTCAGCCATTATTCTGGCAATGGCCTttgaccgctatgtggccatttCTCACCCATTGCATTATTCCTCCACTCTTACCAATAGCGTCATTGCCAAGATAGGTTTGGCTATTGTTGTGCGAACCTTGAGTGTGCAAGTGCCTCTCCCCCTGCTCTTGAGGAGGCTGTGCTTCTGTCACTCCAACATACTTTCTCACTCCTACTGCCTGCATCCTGACATCATAAAGCTGTCCTGCTCTGATACTAGGATCAATAGCATCTTTGGACTGTTTGTGGTACTCTCTACTATGGGACTTGATTTTCTCCTCATTCTCCTTTCTTATGTGTTGATTCTGAACACGGTGTTGCGCATTGCCTCTCACAGTGGCCGCCTCAAGGCTCTCAACACCTGCATCTCCCACCTGTGTGCTGTGATCCTCTTCTTCACACCCATGATCTGCCTGTCTATGCTGCACCGCTTTGGCCCAAGCCTTCCATCACACATCTATGTGTCCATAGCCAACATGCACTTCCTCATTCCCCCTGTGATGAACCCCATTGTGTATGTGGTGAAAACCAAGCAGATGCAGGATaaaattctgaaattctttactaAAAAACCTCAGATAAACCCAAAGTCACATTTATAG